The region ACAAAGGTACCGGTTAAAATACTGGCAAGCAATGTCCCCAATATGGTTACCACTGGCATCAGCGCATTTTTCAGTGCATGCTTGATGATAATTTTCCATGGACTAAGGCCTTTTGCCCGGGCCATTTTAATATAATCCTGCGTCAACACCTCCAGCATGGTCGACCGGGTTAACCTGGCAATAATCGCCATCGGCCCGGTTGCCAGTGCAATGATCGGCAGGACCATATGGGCAGGACTCGACCATGTTGCCGGGGGGAATAATTTAATGTTCACCGCCAATTCCTGAATCAGCAATGTTGCCAGTACAAAGTTGGGAATCGAGATACCTAAGACCGCAAAGCTCATGGCGGCATAATCAATCACTTTGTTATGTTTTAATGCTGCAAGAATTCCCAAGACAATTCCGGAAATCAGTGCGACAATGATCGTAGCAAATCCCAATTCAAAAGAAATCGGAAAGCCCCGCCCAAGCAAATCGTTCACAGTCTCAGTCGGCTGTTTGATAGAAGGACCAAAATCAAACGTGACAATTGACTTTAAATAGAGCACATACTGGATATAGTACGGTTTATCCAGATTATAATGCTTCTCCAGATTCGCCTGTACTGTCTCATTCGTTCCCCGCTCCTCATTAAAAGGCGAACCCGGGATGGTGACCATTAAGACAAAAGTCAGGGTAACGATGATCCAAATGGTAACAACCATCAGGAGGAACCGTTTTAAAATAAATCGTGCCATTTTGTCACCTCGCTATCATGTCTGCTATAATCTCTTAATTACTGCTACTGTCAAAAGTAGTGGAAAGGCTGAAAAAGGATATGTATTTTTAGGTTAAAAGCCCTTCGGTAAACGGTTTCAATAGTTTGATAGTAAAAGGGTAGTAACTGTCTATCGATCATCATGCTATACATCGCCATTTCCCCGATCCTCCCATACTAAAGCACTAAGTTCCCCACTTATATAATTACTAATTTTTTAACAATTTTATCATATATCAACTAAATTGGAAAGACTTATTTGTACAAATTACCCGAATACCTGGAACAGACAAAGTATGCATATTGTAAACTGTACGGCTGCCTGAAAACAACGCAAAAAAGCAGAAACCCAAACAAAAGGATTTCTGCTTCATATTAAATATAAATATTTAAGAAAACTTTGCTACAAGACTATTAAGACGATATTCTGCATCCGTCTGTGATGTTTCTTTTTTTATTTTGACTGGTTCCTTCTGGTCATTAACACGTTCAATATCTGCACCAAGTGCCGCTAATTTACCAGCAAAATCAACATAACCGCGATCCAAATGTTTCAACTCGGTAACACGTGTATACCCTTCTGCACGTAATCCGGCAAGAATAAGAGCTGCAGCTGCACGTAAATCAGTGGCAGCAACCTCTGCGCCTTGCAAATCGGTATTACCGTTGATGATCACACTGCGTCCTTCGATTTTCATTTTTGCATTCATGCGACGGAATTCCTCTACATGCATAAAGCGATTCTCAAACACGGTTTCCGTAATGACACTTGTACCTTTTGCAAACAGCATCAAAGCCATCATTTGTGACTGCATATCGGTTGGAAATCCTGGATGTGGCAATGTCTTAATATCAGTTGCACTTAAATGTTTCGGGCCGATCACCCGTAACCCGCCTTGTTCATCTTTAACAGTTACATTCATTTCCTCAAGTTTCGAAATCACAGAACGCAAAT is a window of Lentibacillus daqui DNA encoding:
- a CDS encoding ABC transporter permease gives rise to the protein MARFILKRFLLMVVTIWIIVTLTFVLMVTIPGSPFNEERGTNETVQANLEKHYNLDKPYYIQYVLYLKSIVTFDFGPSIKQPTETVNDLLGRGFPISFELGFATIIVALISGIVLGILAALKHNKVIDYAAMSFAVLGISIPNFVLATLLIQELAVNIKLFPPATWSSPAHMVLPIIALATGPMAIIARLTRSTMLEVLTQDYIKMARAKGLSPWKIIIKHALKNALMPVVTILGTLLASILTGTFVIEKIFAIPGMGKYFVESINQRDYPVIMGTTVFYSAFLIFMLFLVDIAYGLLDPRIKLHKKGGE